The following proteins are encoded in a genomic region of Streptomyces collinus Tu 365:
- a CDS encoding sensor histidine kinase — translation MRDTLLIALYAFLGAAATGVAGAAVLRLIRRRSLTLSLAVVAAVGVVAMLAGTMAVARAMFLSAHDLRVVTAVVAMAAVVSLVTALLLGRWVVARSRELADAARHFGDGGAFAAPAAPATAELAALSRELAATSARLAASRERERALETSRRELVAWISHDLRTPLAGLRAMSEALEDGVAADPDRYLKQMRTEVERLDAMVGDLFELSRIHAGTLPLSPARVSLYDLVGDAIAGVGPLAREHGVRLVGDRVEPVPVEVDGKEMSRVLANLLVNAIRRTPADGTVAVAAERAPDGVVLSVSDGCGGIPEEDLPRVFDTGWRGTDARTPPAGAGLGLAIVRGIVEAHRGRAAVRNIPGGCRFEVTLPPADG, via the coding sequence GTGCGCGACACCCTCCTCATCGCCCTGTACGCCTTCCTCGGCGCCGCCGCCACCGGCGTCGCCGGAGCGGCCGTGCTGCGCCTGATCCGCCGGCGCTCGCTCACCCTGTCGCTGGCGGTGGTGGCCGCCGTCGGGGTGGTGGCCATGCTCGCCGGGACGATGGCCGTGGCCCGGGCGATGTTCCTGTCCGCGCACGACCTGCGGGTGGTCACCGCCGTCGTGGCCATGGCGGCGGTCGTCTCCCTGGTCACCGCGCTGCTGCTGGGCCGCTGGGTCGTCGCCCGCAGCCGGGAACTCGCCGACGCCGCCCGCCACTTCGGCGACGGCGGCGCCTTCGCCGCGCCCGCCGCGCCGGCCACCGCCGAACTGGCCGCGCTCAGCCGCGAGCTGGCCGCCACCAGTGCCAGGCTCGCCGCCTCGCGGGAGCGCGAGCGGGCCCTGGAGACCTCCCGCCGCGAGCTGGTCGCCTGGATCTCGCACGACCTGCGCACCCCGCTGGCCGGGCTGCGCGCCATGTCGGAGGCGCTGGAGGACGGGGTGGCCGCCGACCCCGACCGCTACCTCAAGCAGATGCGCACCGAGGTGGAACGCCTCGACGCCATGGTGGGCGACCTCTTCGAGCTCTCCCGCATCCACGCCGGCACCCTGCCCCTGAGCCCGGCCCGGGTCTCGCTGTACGACCTGGTCGGCGACGCCATCGCGGGGGTGGGACCGCTCGCCCGTGAGCACGGGGTCCGGCTGGTCGGCGACCGGGTGGAGCCGGTGCCGGTGGAGGTCGACGGCAAGGAGATGAGCCGGGTCCTGGCCAACCTGCTGGTGAACGCCATCCGCCGCACGCCCGCCGACGGCACGGTGGCGGTCGCCGCCGAGCGGGCGCCCGACGGCGTGGTGCTCTCGGTGTCCGACGGCTGCGGCGGCATCCCCGAGGAGGACCTGCCCCGCGTCTTCGACACCGGCTGGCGCGGCACCGACGCCCGGACCCCGCCCGCCGGCGCGGGCCTGGGACTGGCGATCGTCCGCGGCATCGTGGAGGCGCACCGGGGCCGTGCGGCCGTCCGGAACATCCCGGGCGGCTGCCGCTTCGAGGTGACCCTGCCGCCGGCGGACGGGTAG
- a CDS encoding FAD-binding oxidoreductase, whose protein sequence is MGTIDEAAAGSLREALRGRVITPHDPGYDEARTIYNAMIDRRPAAFARCADVADVRATIAFARDRGADLAVFGGGHSGPGLCLVDDGLVLDLTPMRWVRVDPESDTVQVGGGSRLGDLDHAAHAFGRAVPSGIMSTTGVGGLTLGGGHGHLTRRYGLTIDSLLSADVVLADGSYVTASPDNHPDLFWALRGGGGNFGVVTSFTFQLHPVGTVGVAVTVWPVDRTPEVLRWYREFLPAAPEELSGFFAVLAVPPGPPFPEPLHGRKACAVVWCCTGDLHGDRLEEVLAAVDEPAPPAFHFTTPMPYPGLQTMFDTLIPAGLQWYWRGDFFDAIPDGAVDVHHKYAENLPTALSTMHLYPVDGAAHRVGPGDTAWAYRDALWSGVIGGIDPDPANAELVREWCVDYWSDLHPHSMGGSYVNFIGEQEGTDRVRATYRGNYDRLAAVKRAYDPDNLFHANQNIPPAPE, encoded by the coding sequence ATGGGCACCATCGACGAAGCGGCTGCCGGCAGCCTGCGCGAGGCACTGCGGGGACGTGTGATCACCCCGCACGACCCGGGCTACGACGAGGCCCGCACCATCTACAACGCCATGATCGACCGGCGGCCCGCCGCCTTCGCGCGCTGTGCGGACGTGGCCGACGTGCGGGCGACGATCGCCTTCGCCCGCGACCGCGGGGCCGACCTCGCGGTGTTCGGCGGCGGCCACAGCGGACCGGGCCTGTGCCTGGTCGACGACGGACTCGTGCTCGACCTGACACCGATGCGCTGGGTCCGGGTGGACCCCGAGTCGGACACGGTCCAGGTGGGCGGCGGCAGCCGGCTCGGGGACCTGGACCACGCGGCGCACGCCTTCGGCCGGGCCGTGCCGTCCGGGATCATGTCGACCACCGGCGTCGGCGGCCTGACCCTGGGCGGCGGCCACGGCCACCTCACCCGCCGCTACGGCCTGACCATCGACAGCCTGCTCTCGGCCGACGTCGTCCTCGCCGACGGCAGTTACGTCACCGCGTCGCCGGACAACCACCCGGACCTGTTCTGGGCCCTGCGCGGCGGGGGCGGCAACTTCGGCGTGGTCACCTCGTTCACCTTCCAGCTGCACCCGGTCGGCACGGTCGGTGTCGCGGTGACGGTGTGGCCGGTCGACCGCACGCCCGAAGTGCTGCGCTGGTACCGGGAGTTCCTGCCCGCCGCGCCGGAGGAGCTGAGCGGGTTCTTCGCGGTGCTGGCCGTACCGCCGGGCCCGCCCTTCCCCGAGCCGCTGCACGGGCGGAAGGCGTGCGCAGTCGTCTGGTGCTGCACCGGCGACCTGCACGGCGACCGCCTGGAGGAGGTGCTGGCCGCGGTGGACGAACCGGCGCCGCCCGCCTTCCACTTCACCACGCCCATGCCCTACCCGGGCCTGCAGACCATGTTCGACACCCTGATCCCCGCGGGACTCCAGTGGTACTGGCGCGGTGACTTCTTCGACGCCATCCCCGACGGCGCCGTCGACGTGCACCACAAGTACGCGGAGAACCTGCCGACCGCCCTGTCGACCATGCACCTGTACCCGGTCGACGGGGCCGCGCACCGGGTCGGCCCCGGCGACACGGCCTGGGCCTACCGGGACGCCCTGTGGTCCGGGGTGATCGGCGGCATCGACCCGGACCCGGCCAACGCCGAGCTGGTCCGGGAGTGGTGCGTCGACTACTGGAGCGACCTGCACCCGCACTCCATGGGCGGCTCCTACGTCAACTTCATCGGCGAGCAGGAGGGCACGGACCGGGTCAGGGCGACCTACCGGGGCAACTACGACCGGCTGGCCGCGGTCAAGCGCGCCTACGACCCGGACAACCTCTTCCACGCCAACCAGAACATCCCGCCGGCCCCGGAGTGA
- a CDS encoding DNA repair ATPase gives MATAPETGSYDTVDAGTYQVLRDRLAAQAADLARRAEALNGRRAEEFGSAGFALRATGRLRTGHACVPRDVVAVGDVLLFGGTGRQTEDTAVGDVLGLYDRDLNRLPEDAVPGLLDDPAFRREFTALHRYYRQARLLRLRRLDDRLLAVFRTGEKADDVRALRWDLTARGGARFLDARGDRDDGAPPAHDFDWTATTREDHVLGRDPYVSVPGGLGVTTVGGRLTVRGPEGEELYAEPVEEPLQALADAAVAHARVGALVLLRVRPYKEDADRYLVFNTLTRSVLRLDGIGRACRRLPEDQGIVFPGGYCLAGGAHKTYDLDTAGLEPDREVRSPNGEDVLYAFRSRTAGHTLLLSYNTLRKEVAGPLPCRGRALFEDGALAVLRADGDEPAHAHTLQWWTSPYVSDTQAAALRTGTGALARVGNADLVRGLADCLSVARLVADGITTGEGYRALAAACVRAADTHHWLREPELGDLADPLAAVRETAEQVLGEFETVRELTRQAAAALEEAADRIAAVVRRLRGEAPRDAAAWVRGLTELRHAHGHLLTVKELRHADTVRVDELAAGAEADLASFGRRAVSFLAREDAFAAQHADVEQLVEQAGSIPTAAAARPVTARLDDLADGLRTVSEVVTGLDIADATVRTGVLERIAEVLGGVNRARATLDARRRALLDHEGRAEFAAETALLAQAVTAALATADSPESCDDQLALLLGRLEDLEARFAEFDDFLAEVAGTRTEVYEAFAARKQSLADARAHRAEQLAGSAARVLETVARRAATLADTDAITTYFASDPMVAKVRRTAAELRALGDSVRAEELDGRIEAARQEAARALRDRADLYADDGRTLLLGGHRFAVNTQPLDLTLVPHGDGLAFAVTGTDYRRPVTDPGFAGTRPFWDRRLPSESPGVYRAEHLAARLLSEHGPAALAAADLPVLVREAAQAAYDEGYERGVHDHDTTAILSALLPLYDGAGTLRHEPAARAAAQLFWTHGTAPEARAAWTRRAVSLARARDTFGPVPGIAELTGELAGAIGAWDAAADAGPAAAYLFDELTTGDTFVLGAAARTLLDKFRHAVAGTAYARDLAELTGLSARRQVAQAWLTAYATASGAGTAPGELAEAVAAELCPDLPRHDGDAPLTTTVEGLLGDHPRTAGGRLPVRIDEFLARTARFAEREVPAFRAYLSRRGALVAAERDRLHLADHRPRVMSAFVRNRLVDEVYLPLVGDSLARQLGTTGESRRTDTGGLLLLVSPPGYGKTTLMEYVADRLGLMLVKVSGPALGHAVTSLDPADAPDATARREVEKINFALAAGNNTLLYLDDIQHTSPELLQKFIPLCDATRRVDGVWEGEPRGYDLRGKRFAVCMAGNPYTESGARFRVPDMLANRADVWNLGDVLTGKEDVFALSFVENALTANPVLAPLAGRDRADLEVLVRLAAGDPTARADRLAHPLPPAELDRVLAVLRHLLAARDTVLTVNTAYIDSAARSEEARTEPPFRLQGSYRDMNRIAQRLRPVMNDAERDAVIADHYTAEAQTLTSGAEANLLKLAELRGTLTAGQAARWAEVKAAHVRARALGGPGDDPLTRAVAALGLLAERVAAVESAITRATGSPAHPRED, from the coding sequence ATGGCCACCGCCCCGGAGACGGGTTCGTACGACACCGTCGACGCCGGCACTTACCAGGTGCTGCGCGACCGGCTCGCCGCCCAGGCCGCCGACCTGGCCCGGCGCGCCGAGGCCCTCAACGGGCGCCGCGCCGAGGAGTTCGGCTCCGCCGGGTTCGCCCTGCGGGCCACCGGCCGGCTGCGCACCGGGCACGCGTGCGTGCCCCGCGACGTCGTCGCCGTCGGGGACGTGCTGCTGTTCGGCGGCACCGGCCGGCAGACCGAGGACACGGCGGTCGGGGACGTCCTCGGCCTGTACGACCGGGACCTGAACCGGCTGCCCGAGGACGCCGTGCCCGGACTGCTCGACGACCCGGCGTTCCGGCGGGAGTTCACCGCCCTGCACCGCTACTACCGGCAGGCCCGGCTGCTGCGGCTGCGCCGCCTGGACGACCGGCTGCTCGCGGTGTTCCGCACCGGCGAGAAGGCCGACGACGTCCGCGCCCTGCGCTGGGACCTCACCGCCCGGGGCGGCGCCCGGTTCCTGGACGCGCGCGGCGACCGCGACGACGGCGCTCCGCCCGCGCACGACTTCGACTGGACCGCCACCACCCGCGAGGACCACGTCCTCGGCCGCGACCCGTACGTGTCGGTGCCCGGCGGGCTGGGCGTGACGACCGTCGGCGGCCGGCTCACCGTACGCGGCCCGGAAGGCGAGGAGCTGTACGCCGAGCCGGTCGAGGAGCCCCTGCAGGCCCTCGCCGACGCCGCCGTCGCCCACGCGCGCGTGGGGGCGCTCGTCCTGCTGCGGGTGCGGCCGTACAAGGAGGACGCCGACCGCTACCTGGTGTTCAACACGTTGACCCGGTCGGTGCTCCGGCTCGACGGGATCGGCCGGGCGTGCCGCCGGCTGCCCGAGGACCAGGGCATCGTCTTCCCGGGCGGCTACTGCCTGGCCGGCGGCGCCCACAAGACGTACGACCTGGACACGGCCGGCCTCGAACCGGACCGGGAGGTGCGCTCGCCCAACGGCGAGGACGTGCTCTACGCCTTCCGCTCCCGGACGGCCGGCCACACCCTGCTGCTGTCGTACAACACGCTCCGCAAGGAGGTCGCGGGCCCGCTGCCCTGCCGGGGCCGGGCCCTCTTCGAGGACGGCGCCCTGGCCGTGCTGCGCGCGGACGGCGACGAACCCGCGCACGCGCACACCCTGCAGTGGTGGACCTCGCCGTACGTCTCCGACACCCAGGCCGCCGCCCTGCGCACCGGAACCGGGGCCCTGGCCCGGGTCGGCAACGCCGACCTCGTGCGCGGCCTCGCCGACTGCCTGTCCGTCGCCCGGCTCGTCGCCGACGGCATCACGACCGGCGAGGGCTACCGGGCGCTGGCCGCCGCCTGCGTACGCGCCGCCGACACCCACCACTGGCTGCGCGAGCCCGAACTCGGTGACCTCGCAGACCCGTTGGCGGCCGTGCGGGAGACGGCCGAGCAGGTGCTCGGCGAGTTCGAGACGGTACGGGAGCTGACCCGGCAGGCGGCCGCCGCGCTGGAGGAGGCCGCCGACCGGATCGCCGCCGTGGTCCGCCGGCTGCGCGGCGAGGCCCCGCGGGACGCGGCGGCCTGGGTGCGCGGCCTCACCGAACTCCGGCACGCCCACGGCCATCTGCTCACCGTCAAGGAGCTGCGGCACGCCGACACCGTACGCGTGGACGAGCTGGCCGCCGGGGCGGAGGCCGACCTGGCGTCCTTCGGGCGGCGGGCGGTGTCCTTCCTGGCCCGCGAGGACGCCTTCGCCGCGCAGCACGCGGACGTCGAACAGCTCGTGGAACAGGCCGGCTCGATCCCGACCGCGGCCGCGGCCCGACCGGTCACCGCCCGCCTCGACGACCTGGCCGACGGGCTGCGCACGGTCTCCGAGGTCGTCACCGGACTCGACATCGCCGACGCCACCGTCCGCACGGGCGTCCTGGAGCGGATCGCCGAGGTCCTCGGCGGCGTCAACCGGGCCCGCGCCACCCTCGACGCCCGCCGCCGCGCCCTGCTCGACCACGAGGGCCGCGCCGAGTTCGCCGCCGAGACCGCCCTGCTGGCGCAGGCGGTCACCGCCGCGCTCGCCACCGCCGACAGCCCCGAGTCCTGCGACGACCAACTCGCCCTGCTGCTGGGCCGCCTGGAGGACCTGGAGGCGAGGTTCGCCGAGTTCGACGACTTCCTCGCCGAGGTCGCCGGCACCCGCACCGAGGTCTACGAGGCGTTCGCCGCCCGCAAGCAGTCCCTCGCCGACGCCCGCGCCCACCGCGCCGAGCAACTGGCCGGCTCCGCCGCCCGGGTGCTGGAGACCGTCGCCCGCCGCGCCGCCACGCTCGCCGACACCGACGCGATCACCACCTACTTCGCCTCCGACCCGATGGTCGCCAAGGTCCGCCGCACCGCAGCCGAACTGCGGGCCCTCGGCGACAGCGTGCGCGCCGAGGAACTCGACGGCCGGATCGAGGCCGCCCGCCAGGAGGCCGCCCGCGCCCTGCGCGACCGCGCCGACCTGTACGCCGACGACGGCCGCACCCTGCTCCTGGGCGGCCACCGCTTCGCCGTCAACACCCAGCCCCTCGACCTCACCCTGGTGCCGCACGGCGACGGCCTCGCCTTCGCCGTCACCGGCACCGACTACCGCCGGCCGGTGACGGACCCCGGCTTCGCCGGCACCCGCCCGTTCTGGGACCGCCGGCTGCCGTCCGAGTCACCCGGGGTCTACCGCGCCGAACACCTCGCCGCCCGGCTGCTGTCCGAGCACGGTCCGGCCGCCCTCGCCGCCGCCGACCTGCCCGTCCTGGTCCGGGAGGCGGCGCAGGCGGCGTACGACGAGGGCTACGAGCGCGGGGTCCACGACCACGACACCACCGCGATCCTGAGCGCGCTGCTCCCGCTGTACGACGGCGCCGGCACCCTGCGCCACGAGCCGGCCGCCCGCGCGGCGGCCCAGCTGTTCTGGACCCACGGCACCGCCCCGGAGGCCCGCGCGGCCTGGACCCGGCGCGCGGTGTCCCTCGCTCGCGCCCGGGACACCTTCGGCCCCGTCCCCGGGATCGCCGAGCTGACCGGGGAACTGGCCGGGGCGATCGGGGCGTGGGACGCGGCCGCCGACGCCGGTCCGGCCGCCGCCTACCTCTTCGACGAGCTGACCACCGGCGACACCTTCGTCCTCGGCGCGGCCGCCCGCACCCTGCTGGACAAGTTCCGGCACGCGGTCGCCGGCACCGCCTACGCCCGCGACCTGGCGGAGCTGACCGGCCTGAGCGCCCGCCGTCAGGTGGCGCAGGCGTGGCTGACCGCGTACGCCACCGCGTCCGGCGCCGGGACGGCCCCCGGCGAACTGGCCGAGGCGGTGGCCGCCGAACTCTGCCCCGACCTGCCCCGCCACGACGGCGACGCCCCGCTGACCACCACCGTCGAGGGCCTGCTGGGCGACCACCCGCGCACCGCCGGCGGCCGGCTGCCGGTGCGGATCGACGAGTTCCTGGCCCGCACGGCCCGGTTCGCCGAGCGGGAGGTGCCCGCCTTCCGTGCCTACCTGAGCCGCCGCGGCGCCCTGGTGGCGGCCGAACGCGACCGGCTCCACCTGGCCGACCACCGCCCCCGGGTCATGTCCGCCTTCGTCCGCAACCGGCTCGTCGACGAGGTGTACCTGCCGCTGGTCGGCGACAGCCTCGCCCGCCAGCTCGGCACCACCGGCGAGTCCCGGCGCACCGACACCGGCGGCCTGCTCCTGCTGGTCTCCCCGCCCGGCTACGGCAAGACGACGCTCATGGAGTACGTCGCCGACCGGCTCGGCCTGATGCTGGTCAAGGTCAGCGGCCCGGCGCTCGGCCACGCCGTCACCTCGCTCGACCCGGCCGACGCCCCCGACGCCACCGCCCGCCGCGAGGTCGAGAAGATCAACTTCGCGCTGGCGGCCGGCAACAACACGCTGCTGTACCTGGACGACATCCAGCACACCTCGCCCGAACTGCTGCAGAAGTTCATCCCGCTGTGCGACGCGACCCGCCGGGTGGACGGGGTGTGGGAGGGCGAGCCGCGCGGCTACGACCTGCGCGGCAAGCGGTTCGCGGTGTGCATGGCCGGCAACCCCTACACCGAGTCCGGCGCGCGCTTCCGGGTGCCCGACATGCTCGCCAACCGGGCGGACGTGTGGAACCTCGGTGACGTCCTCACCGGCAAGGAGGACGTCTTCGCGCTCAGCTTCGTGGAGAACGCGCTCACCGCCAACCCGGTCCTCGCGCCCCTCGCCGGCCGCGACCGGGCCGACCTGGAGGTGCTGGTACGGCTGGCCGCCGGCGACCCCACCGCCCGCGCGGACCGCCTCGCCCACCCCCTGCCGCCCGCCGAGCTCGACCGGGTCCTCGCGGTGCTGCGCCATCTGCTCGCCGCGCGCGACACGGTCCTCACGGTGAACACGGCCTACATCGACTCCGCCGCCCGCTCCGAGGAGGCCCGCACCGAACCGCCGTTCCGGCTCCAGGGCTCCTACCGGGACATGAACCGGATCGCCCAGCGGCTGCGCCCGGTCATGAACGACGCCGAGCGCGACGCGGTGATCGCCGACCACTACACGGCCGAGGCCCAGACCCTCACCAGCGGCGCCGAGGCCAACCTGCTGAAACTCGCCGAGCTGCGCGGCACCCTCACCGCCGGGCAGGCCGCCCGCTGGGCCGAGGTGAAGGCGGCCCACGTCCGCGCCCGCGCCCTCGGCGGACCCGGTGACGACCCGCTCACCCGCGCGGTGGCCGCCCTCGGCCTGCTCGCCGAGCGGGTGGCCGCGGTCGAGTCCGCCATCACCCGCGCCACCGGATCGCCCGCCCACCCACGGGAGGACTGA
- a CDS encoding response regulator transcription factor: protein MQQPYASPHTGPEPGPRPGARGRVLVVDDDPTVAEVVAGYLDRAGYAVDRAADGPAALERAAAHRPDLVVLDLMLPGMDGLEVCRRLREHGPVPVVMLTARGDEEDRVLGLEVGADDYVTKPFSPRELVLRVDSVLRRARPAAPRDPGGPHGPCGAAGLSIDPAARRATKNGTELALTLREFDLLAFLLRHPGRAFAREELMREVWGWDFGDLSTVTVHVRRLRGKVEDDPARPRLIRTVWGVGYRFDATGTEAD from the coding sequence ATGCAGCAGCCGTACGCATCCCCGCACACCGGACCGGAGCCCGGGCCGCGGCCGGGCGCGCGGGGCCGGGTCCTCGTCGTGGACGACGACCCGACCGTCGCCGAGGTCGTCGCCGGGTACCTGGACCGCGCCGGATACGCCGTGGACCGGGCCGCCGACGGCCCGGCCGCCCTGGAGCGCGCCGCCGCGCACCGGCCCGACCTGGTGGTGCTGGACCTGATGCTGCCCGGCATGGACGGCCTGGAGGTGTGCCGGCGGCTGCGCGAGCACGGGCCGGTGCCGGTCGTCATGCTCACCGCGCGCGGCGACGAGGAGGACCGCGTCCTCGGTCTCGAGGTCGGCGCCGACGACTACGTCACCAAGCCGTTCAGCCCGCGCGAGCTGGTGCTGCGGGTGGACTCGGTGCTGCGCCGGGCCCGGCCCGCCGCGCCGCGGGACCCGGGGGGCCCGCACGGCCCGTGCGGCGCGGCCGGTCTGAGTATCGACCCGGCCGCCCGCCGCGCCACCAAGAACGGCACCGAACTGGCCCTCACACTGCGCGAGTTCGACCTGCTCGCGTTCCTGTTGCGGCATCCTGGGCGGGCGTTCGCCCGGGAGGAGCTGATGCGGGAGGTGTGGGGCTGGGACTTCGGCGACCTGTCGACCGTCACCGTCCATGTGCGCCGGCTGCGCGGCAAGGTCGAGGACGACCCGGCGCGGCCGCGGCTCATCCGGACGGTGTGGGGCGTCGGCTACCGCTTCGACGCCACCGGGACGGAGGCGGACTGA
- a CDS encoding PucR family transcriptional regulator: protein MSEQGIPEHYLEGYAGALAQAAATGRRLSREELAARRALGEQAADAGHGLRALVVAHLAAARAAWPGTPGSADSTLAAVEQAIDAFAEGYERAQRLAMRREEAARREFIDDLLYGRSDLGRLAERAERFGLRLSRAHAVAVAQGPAPYAEGDPVTRQVERAVLARFDARSILLTTKNGRMLCVAPGDEDEVVTHFARQAYAAGEGSRVAVGRPRPGPGGVVQSYEEALAALEMAERLDLDQPLLRAADLLVYPVLARDRQALTDLVSHTLGPLTAARGGPRPLLDTLTAYFDSGCVAAEAARRLALSVRALTYRLERIHKLTGADPCAPAHRYTLQTAVIGARLLDWPARPL from the coding sequence GTGTCGGAGCAGGGGATACCGGAGCACTACCTGGAGGGGTACGCGGGCGCCCTGGCGCAGGCGGCGGCCACCGGCCGGCGGCTGAGCCGGGAGGAGTTGGCGGCCCGCCGCGCGCTCGGCGAACAGGCCGCCGACGCCGGACACGGACTGCGGGCGCTGGTCGTCGCCCATCTCGCCGCCGCCCGCGCCGCCTGGCCCGGCACCCCCGGATCGGCCGACAGCACGCTGGCCGCCGTGGAGCAGGCGATCGACGCGTTCGCCGAGGGCTACGAACGTGCGCAGCGGCTCGCCATGCGCCGGGAGGAGGCCGCGCGCCGGGAGTTCATCGACGACCTGCTCTACGGCCGCAGCGACCTGGGCCGGCTCGCCGAGCGCGCCGAGCGGTTCGGCCTGCGGCTGTCCCGGGCGCACGCGGTCGCCGTCGCCCAGGGGCCGGCCCCGTACGCCGAGGGCGATCCGGTGACCCGGCAGGTGGAACGGGCGGTCCTCGCCCGCTTCGACGCCCGCAGCATCCTGCTCACCACCAAGAACGGCCGGATGCTGTGCGTCGCGCCCGGCGACGAGGACGAGGTGGTCACCCACTTCGCCCGGCAGGCGTACGCGGCCGGCGAGGGCAGCCGGGTCGCGGTGGGCCGGCCGCGGCCGGGCCCCGGCGGGGTCGTGCAGTCGTACGAGGAGGCCCTCGCCGCGCTGGAGATGGCCGAGCGGCTCGACCTCGACCAGCCGTTGCTGCGCGCCGCCGACCTGCTGGTGTACCCGGTGCTCGCCCGCGACCGGCAGGCCCTGACCGACCTGGTCTCGCACACGCTCGGTCCGCTCACCGCGGCCCGCGGCGGTCCGCGGCCGCTGCTGGACACGCTCACCGCCTACTTCGACTCCGGCTGCGTGGCCGCCGAGGCCGCCCGCCGGCTCGCGCTCAGCGTGCGCGCCCTGACCTACCGCCTGGAACGCATCCACAAGCTGACCGGCGCCGACCCGTGCGCCCCGGCGCACCGGTACACGCTGCAGACGGCGGTGATCGGCGCCCGGCTGCTGGACTGGCCCGCCAGGCCGCTGTGA
- a CDS encoding NAD-dependent epimerase/dehydratase family protein, whose amino-acid sequence MRVLVTGGAGFIGSHVVDALRASGHEPVVFDVRDDPGADVRDPAAVAAALPGVDAVCHQAAMVGLGDGVADAAAYVSRNDLGTAVLLAAMAAAGVRRLVLAGSMVVYGEGRYECAAHGVVRPGPRAAADLAAGRFEPGCPSCGAPLSPGLVSEDAPADPRNVYAATKLAQEHLAASWARATDGSAISLRYHNVYGPRMPRDTPYAGVASFFRSALARGEAPRVFEDGRQRRDFVHVRDVAAADVTALEAGGRPGALTVYNTGSGQPHTVGDLARALSCALGGPEPVVTGEYRLGDVRHITADSSRLRAELGWKPETGFAEGMREFARGE is encoded by the coding sequence ATGCGAGTACTGGTCACCGGCGGTGCCGGGTTCATCGGGTCCCATGTCGTGGACGCGCTGCGGGCGTCCGGGCACGAGCCGGTCGTGTTCGACGTACGGGACGATCCCGGCGCCGACGTACGGGACCCGGCGGCCGTCGCGGCGGCGCTGCCCGGGGTGGACGCGGTCTGCCACCAGGCGGCCATGGTGGGCCTCGGCGACGGTGTGGCGGACGCGGCCGCGTACGTCTCCCGCAACGACCTGGGCACCGCCGTGCTGCTGGCCGCGATGGCCGCCGCGGGCGTACGGCGGCTGGTGCTCGCCGGCTCGATGGTCGTGTACGGGGAGGGCCGGTACGAGTGCGCCGCGCACGGCGTCGTGCGCCCCGGGCCGCGCGCCGCCGCCGACCTGGCGGCGGGCCGCTTCGAACCGGGCTGCCCGTCCTGCGGGGCGCCGCTGTCCCCCGGCCTCGTCAGCGAGGACGCACCCGCCGACCCGCGCAACGTGTACGCGGCGACCAAACTCGCCCAGGAGCACCTGGCGGCGTCCTGGGCCCGCGCCACGGACGGTTCGGCGATCTCCCTGCGCTACCACAACGTGTACGGCCCCCGGATGCCCCGGGACACCCCGTACGCCGGGGTCGCCTCCTTCTTCCGCTCGGCCCTGGCCCGCGGCGAGGCGCCCCGGGTGTTCGAGGACGGCCGGCAGCGGCGGGACTTCGTCCACGTACGGGACGTGGCCGCCGCCGACGTCACGGCGCTCGAAGCGGGCGGCCGCCCCGGGGCGCTCACCGTCTACAACACCGGCAGCGGACAGCCGCACACCGTCGGTGACCTGGCCCGCGCCCTGTCCTGCGCCCTCGGCGGCCCGGAGCCGGTGGTCACCGGCGAGTACCGGCTGGGCGACGTACGGCACATCACGGCGGACTCCTCCCGCCTGCGGGCCGAACTGGGCTGGAAGCCGGAGACCGGCTTCGCCGAGGGCATGCGGGAGTTCGCGCGGGGGGAGTGA